A window of the Synechococcus sp. LTW-R genome harbors these coding sequences:
- a CDS encoding FkbM family methyltransferase, whose translation MADFGPTCRMRAKTFELKEPETLEWIDSMCETDILIDIGSNIGLYSIYAGMRGITTYAVEPDALNFALLNLNINKNKSGERVLGFCVALHDHTCISTLAKQDLEWGGALSCFEGNTDQHGNSFRSVHQQGAFGLSLDSFCKLGKIHPTHIKLDVDGNELLVLSGAKECLSNTSLRSVLIELDESNPNHAACVDMLKQSGLKLQMKCQSEPVARGAYNTSFNYIYRRED comes from the coding sequence GTGGCAGATTTTGGACCTACGTGCAGAATGCGAGCAAAAACTTTTGAGCTAAAAGAGCCGGAAACTCTTGAATGGATTGATAGTATGTGCGAAACAGACATATTAATCGACATAGGTTCAAATATTGGCTTGTATTCAATCTATGCGGGCATGCGCGGTATAACGACGTATGCAGTTGAACCAGATGCATTAAACTTCGCCCTATTAAATCTGAATATAAATAAAAACAAATCCGGAGAACGGGTATTGGGTTTTTGTGTGGCGCTCCACGATCACACATGCATATCGACTTTAGCTAAGCAAGATTTAGAATGGGGTGGAGCACTTAGCTGCTTCGAGGGCAACACTGACCAACACGGCAATTCATTCAGATCAGTTCATCAACAAGGTGCTTTTGGGTTGTCACTAGATAGTTTTTGCAAGTTAGGCAAGATTCATCCAACTCATATCAAGTTAGATGTTGACGGGAATGAGCTATTAGTTCTTAGCGGGGCAAAAGAGTGTCTTTCAAACACTTCACTGCGCAGCGTCTTAATTGAGTTAGATGAGAGCAATCCCAACCATGCTGCTTGCGTAGATATGCTGAAGCAATCAGGTCTTAAGTTGCAAATGAAATGCCAGTCAGAGCCTGTGGCCCGCGGGGCATACAATACTAGCTTTAATTATATATATAGGCGTGAAGATTGA
- a CDS encoding SIMPL domain-containing protein — MFRLRSAAFSFALLPALMPLAMVQPAQAGGGDRCGGTLYQLQVSQSGTTAFDPFRFNLSLSAEAATKADAMQQINARLERLRSALTPLVSGRMTIPAPRTYAIGGGSAGPRRQRATTNVSGEVSKANYDPVIQAAGKLPGVNLNGFTSLAESGSAETLQAQLMRQALADGKRQAQATADALGLRRVQLLRINQRGGYVPRPMAYNRALSASFNPDEAPAPRNSVSLALDYCIL, encoded by the coding sequence ATGTTCCGTTTGCGTTCTGCCGCCTTCAGCTTCGCTTTGTTGCCAGCCTTGATGCCCTTGGCCATGGTTCAACCCGCCCAGGCGGGTGGTGGTGATCGATGCGGCGGCACCCTTTACCAGCTGCAGGTCAGCCAAAGCGGCACGACCGCTTTCGATCCCTTCCGCTTCAACCTGAGCCTCTCGGCGGAGGCGGCGACTAAGGCCGACGCCATGCAGCAGATCAACGCTCGGCTGGAGCGGTTGCGCTCCGCTTTGACGCCCCTGGTGAGTGGGCGGATGACGATTCCCGCGCCTAGGACCTATGCGATTGGTGGGGGCAGCGCCGGACCGCGGCGTCAGCGGGCGACGACCAATGTCTCCGGCGAGGTCAGCAAGGCGAATTACGACCCCGTGATTCAGGCTGCCGGCAAGCTGCCCGGAGTGAACCTCAACGGCTTCACCTCTTTGGCTGAGAGCGGCAGTGCGGAGACCTTGCAAGCCCAATTGATGCGCCAGGCCCTGGCAGATGGCAAGCGCCAAGCTCAGGCCACGGCCGATGCCCTCGGACTGCGGCGGGTGCAGTTGCTGAGGATCAATCAGCGTGGTGGCTATGTGCCCCGGCCGATGGCCTACAACCGCGCGCTTTCGGCCAGCTTCAATCCGGATGAGGCGCCTGCACCGCGCAACTCCGTGAGCCTGGCGCTTGATTATTGTATTTTATGA
- the kdsB gene encoding 3-deoxy-manno-octulosonate cytidylyltransferase, whose amino-acid sequence MSKVVGLIPSRLASTRLPGKALADIHGMPVIAHVAIRSKMASCLDRVIVCTDSQKIADVCKYYDIESVLTDSSFLNGTERIASVAESIDADYIVDIQGDEPLINPDHIDAVSEAIKSSLTVDIVIPTLKVSSSSPRTIVRVQSSLSGRIMTLTRASLPCPYASPSYFIDKHLSIIGFTKQALRVYSTLSPSPNEEVESIELLRALENDMRLQALPLDGDSFSVDVQDDLVRARVAMESDPLFAAGYNL is encoded by the coding sequence ATGTCTAAAGTTGTTGGCTTGATACCCTCCAGGCTTGCCTCCACGCGACTTCCTGGAAAGGCTCTGGCAGACATCCATGGTATGCCTGTTATAGCGCATGTTGCCATTCGCTCAAAAATGGCTTCTTGCTTGGATCGAGTGATCGTTTGTACTGATAGCCAAAAGATTGCTGATGTCTGCAAATACTATGACATTGAATCAGTTTTAACAGATTCTTCTTTTCTTAACGGTACAGAACGTATTGCATCAGTTGCTGAGTCGATCGATGCTGACTACATTGTCGATATACAAGGTGATGAGCCTCTGATTAACCCAGATCATATTGATGCTGTTTCCGAGGCTATAAAGTCTTCATTGACTGTCGATATCGTTATTCCAACGTTAAAGGTATCTTCTTCTTCTCCTAGGACTATCGTGCGAGTCCAGTCGTCTTTGTCAGGAAGAATAATGACCCTGACGCGTGCATCACTGCCTTGCCCTTATGCGTCACCTAGTTACTTTATTGACAAGCACTTGTCCATTATAGGCTTTACGAAGCAAGCTTTACGTGTTTATTCAACACTTAGTCCTTCGCCAAATGAGGAGGTGGAAAGTATTGAGCTCCTCAGGGCGTTGGAAAATGATATGAGGTTACAAGCGCTTCCCTTGGATGGGGATTCGTTTTCTGTCGATGTACAAGATGACCTTGTGCGCGCGAGGGTCGCGATGGAGAGTGATCCACTGTTCGCAGCTGGCTATAATCTCTAA
- a CDS encoding YciI family protein: protein MPWFIKTERFLRPYAQMKPHLDAHRCWVEQRRADGLVLSSGYLVDGEGQPGGGGLLVLQAADYREAEALIKQDPMLISGGVEWTLQQWCPAVGDLGVI from the coding sequence ATGCCCTGGTTCATCAAAACCGAGCGCTTTCTAAGGCCCTACGCCCAGATGAAGCCCCATCTCGATGCCCATCGCTGCTGGGTCGAGCAACGGCGCGCTGACGGTCTGGTGCTTAGCAGCGGCTACCTCGTTGACGGCGAGGGTCAGCCGGGTGGGGGGGGATTGCTGGTGCTGCAGGCCGCGGATTACCGCGAAGCCGAAGCGCTGATCAAGCAGGATCCGATGCTCATCAGTGGCGGAGTGGAGTGGACGCTGCAGCAGTGGTGCCCTGCGGTGGGTGATCTCGGGGTGATCTGA
- a CDS encoding SDR family NAD(P)-dependent oxidoreductase translates to MTDDPISSTLITGCGQGIGLACFRELLHSPWNDLTIGVTRSKNSSIQELAEVNSSNSLVSYLDVVDSSATSRFFHCLDDGMQIQRAILNAGMRSRLPYEEASLDTFSKVLSVNCLSVIEWTKFLIKRAAQLNHSLNILVVSSIVGTRGFADLSTYATSKSALEGFVRSVAVEYATKNVQINAIAPGFVSSSYADSFKDNRPDLYQWTLQQTPMARWGSCEEVAKLSCFLIGPDNTYMTGAVIPCDGGWMSK, encoded by the coding sequence ATGACTGACGATCCAATATCTTCAACACTAATTACTGGATGTGGCCAAGGAATTGGTTTGGCTTGTTTTAGAGAACTCTTGCACAGTCCATGGAATGATCTCACTATAGGAGTCACAAGATCGAAGAATAGTTCTATTCAGGAACTAGCTGAAGTGAACTCCAGTAACTCATTAGTATCGTATCTTGATGTTGTCGACTCCTCCGCCACTTCCCGATTCTTCCACTGTCTTGATGACGGCATGCAGATCCAACGAGCTATTCTCAATGCTGGAATGCGTTCACGCTTGCCTTATGAAGAGGCCAGCTTGGACACATTCTCTAAAGTCCTTAGTGTTAATTGTCTCTCAGTTATTGAGTGGACCAAGTTTTTGATAAAGCGAGCCGCTCAACTTAATCACTCACTTAATATTCTCGTGGTAAGTTCTATTGTGGGAACGCGAGGTTTTGCGGACCTGTCAACCTATGCAACCTCTAAATCTGCGCTAGAAGGATTTGTTCGTTCTGTAGCGGTTGAATATGCCACCAAAAATGTCCAGATAAATGCCATTGCGCCTGGTTTTGTATCTAGTAGCTATGCAGACTCTTTCAAAGATAATCGACCAGATCTATACCAGTGGACACTGCAGCAAACACCCATGGCGCGCTGGGGTTCATGTGAAGAAGTAGCAAAGCTTTCTTGCTTTCTTATTGGTCCTGACAACACATATATGACTGGAGCCGTGATACCCTGTGATGGAGGATGGATGTCTAAGTAA
- a CDS encoding carotenoid oxygenase family protein produces the protein MTVAPALGYDRSDWASAFRNVGVELDGVVLTTSRGAIPSELQGTLYRNGPGRLERGGKWVHHPFDGDGMITALTFEGGEAKLRNRFVRTEGFDAEERADKFLFRGVFGTQKPGGLAANAFDLRLKNIANTHVVRLGDQLLALWEAAEPHALDPETLETRGLSRLDGLLKPGEAFSAHPRFDPGHHGEPRMVTFGVKTGPRSTIRLMEFSSSGALLADSRHSFKGFAFLHDFAITPHWAVFLQNAVAFNPTGFVLGQKGAAQCLASKPGEKGQFWLIPRSGEGKPLQIPAPEGFVFHHLNAFEEGEELVVDSIYYDDFPSIGPDVDFRQVDFESIPEGQLVRCRIHLTSGAVSTEVLEARTCEFAMVNPERQGLDARHSWMAVAERERGNDPLQAIKKLDLTTGVGKVWSAAPRGFVSEPVMVPRPGATAEDDGWVLCLVWNGARCASDLVILDAASLAEVAVLELPLAVPHGLHGSWAQA, from the coding sequence ATGACCGTCGCCCCCGCACTCGGCTACGACCGCTCGGATTGGGCCAGTGCCTTCCGCAACGTTGGCGTGGAGCTCGATGGGGTGGTGCTGACTACCTCTCGCGGTGCGATCCCATCTGAGCTGCAGGGCACGCTGTATCGCAACGGTCCTGGCCGGCTCGAGCGTGGCGGGAAGTGGGTGCATCATCCCTTCGATGGGGACGGAATGATCACGGCCCTGACGTTTGAGGGAGGCGAAGCCAAGCTGCGCAATCGCTTTGTGCGGACCGAGGGCTTTGACGCCGAAGAGCGGGCGGACAAATTCCTCTTTCGGGGTGTCTTTGGCACCCAGAAGCCCGGCGGTCTGGCCGCGAATGCCTTTGACCTGCGTCTGAAGAACATCGCCAACACCCATGTGGTGCGGCTCGGGGATCAGTTGCTGGCGCTCTGGGAAGCCGCCGAGCCCCATGCCCTGGACCCAGAGACCCTGGAAACCCGGGGCTTGAGTCGGCTGGATGGGTTGCTCAAGCCGGGGGAGGCATTCAGTGCGCACCCGCGCTTTGACCCGGGCCACCACGGCGAGCCGCGCATGGTGACCTTCGGGGTGAAGACCGGCCCCCGCAGCACGATCCGGCTGATGGAGTTCTCCAGCAGCGGAGCGCTGTTGGCCGACAGCCGTCACAGCTTCAAGGGCTTTGCCTTCCTGCATGATTTTGCGATCACCCCGCACTGGGCGGTATTCCTGCAGAACGCGGTGGCGTTCAACCCGACCGGCTTTGTCCTGGGCCAAAAGGGTGCGGCCCAGTGCCTGGCTTCAAAGCCAGGAGAGAAAGGACAGTTCTGGTTGATCCCCCGCAGCGGTGAAGGGAAGCCGCTGCAAATCCCGGCCCCTGAGGGCTTTGTGTTCCACCACCTCAACGCCTTTGAAGAGGGTGAGGAACTGGTGGTGGATTCGATCTACTACGACGATTTCCCCTCGATCGGTCCGGATGTGGACTTCCGCCAGGTCGATTTCGAATCGATCCCGGAAGGTCAGCTGGTGCGCTGCCGCATTCACCTGACCAGCGGTGCGGTCAGCACGGAGGTGCTGGAGGCCCGCACCTGTGAGTTCGCGATGGTCAACCCTGAGCGGCAGGGTTTGGACGCCCGCCACAGCTGGATGGCTGTGGCCGAGCGGGAGCGCGGGAACGACCCGCTGCAGGCGATCAAGAAGTTGGATCTGACCACAGGTGTGGGCAAGGTTTGGAGTGCGGCCCCCCGTGGCTTTGTCAGTGAGCCCGTGATGGTGCCCCGCCCCGGTGCCACGGCAGAGGATGACGGCTGGGTTCTTTGCCTGGTTTGGAACGGCGCCCGCTGCGCCAGCGATCTGGTGATCCTGGATGCGGCCAGCCTGGCTGAAGTGGCCGTGCTGGAGCTCCCCTTGGCGGTGCCCCATGGTCTGCATGGGAGCTGGGCCCAGGCCTGA